The Janthinobacterium lividum genome has a window encoding:
- a CDS encoding thiamine pyrophosphate-binding protein has protein sequence MTQQSRTGGQILVDALQIHGVDTAFGVPGESYLDVLDALHDSGIRFIINRQEGGAAFMAEAYGKLTGKPGICFVTRGPGATNASIGVHTAYQDSTPMILFIGQVGNDFVDREAFQEIDYRRMYGQMAKWVAQIDRAERIPEYLARAFQVATSGRPGPVVLALPEDMLISMATVADTRAYQPVQAAPSDAQLQQLRSMLAGAKQPLVLLGGTTWTPQACADLQQFAVANHLPVACAFRFQDLLDNAHPNYIGDVGIGINPKLAARVKNADLVIAIGPRLGEMTTGGYTLFDSPVPRQRLVHIHTDAEELGSVYQAELMINSGMPQACAMLAAMAPVDASVWKHTPAEARAELAAYQEQPPIFQDGQAPLDLWQVTQEIMAQAPRDTILTNGAGNYASWAHRFYRYGGMRTQLAPTNGAMGYGVPSGVAAKIVHPERTVITFAGDGEYMMNGQELATAVQYQAGVVIIVFNNQMFGTIRMHQERDYPGRVSGTTLHNPDFAALAQAYGAHGEVVNTTEEFAPALRRALAHAKANNLPALIELRYDGNLITPNATLATIRATAEKAQAAK, from the coding sequence ATGACGCAACAATCCCGTACCGGCGGCCAGATCCTGGTCGATGCCCTGCAGATCCACGGTGTCGACACCGCCTTTGGCGTGCCTGGCGAAAGCTACCTCGACGTACTCGACGCCCTGCACGATTCGGGCATCCGCTTCATCATCAACCGCCAGGAAGGCGGCGCCGCGTTCATGGCCGAAGCCTACGGCAAACTGACGGGCAAGCCGGGCATCTGTTTCGTCACGCGCGGACCGGGCGCCACCAACGCCTCGATCGGCGTGCACACGGCCTACCAGGATTCCACCCCGATGATCCTGTTCATCGGCCAGGTGGGCAATGATTTCGTCGACCGCGAAGCGTTCCAGGAAATCGACTACCGCCGCATGTACGGCCAGATGGCCAAGTGGGTGGCGCAGATCGACCGCGCCGAGCGCATTCCCGAATACCTGGCGCGCGCCTTCCAGGTGGCCACCAGCGGGCGCCCCGGCCCTGTCGTGCTGGCCCTGCCGGAAGACATGCTCATTTCCATGGCGACTGTCGCCGACACGCGCGCCTACCAGCCGGTGCAGGCGGCGCCATCGGACGCGCAGCTGCAACAGCTGCGCAGCATGCTGGCCGGTGCAAAGCAGCCGCTGGTCTTGCTGGGCGGCACCACCTGGACGCCGCAGGCATGCGCCGACCTGCAACAGTTCGCGGTAGCGAATCACCTGCCCGTCGCCTGCGCATTCCGCTTCCAGGACTTGCTCGACAATGCCCACCCGAACTACATCGGCGACGTCGGCATCGGCATCAACCCAAAGCTGGCCGCGCGTGTGAAAAATGCCGATCTGGTCATCGCCATCGGCCCGCGCCTGGGCGAAATGACGACGGGCGGTTACACCCTGTTCGACTCGCCCGTGCCACGCCAGCGCCTGGTCCACATCCATACGGATGCCGAGGAACTGGGCAGCGTCTACCAGGCCGAACTGATGATCAACAGCGGCATGCCGCAAGCCTGCGCCATGCTGGCCGCCATGGCGCCCGTCGACGCTTCCGTATGGAAACATACGCCTGCCGAAGCCAGGGCCGAGCTGGCCGCCTACCAAGAGCAGCCGCCCATCTTCCAGGATGGCCAGGCGCCGCTGGACCTGTGGCAAGTGACGCAAGAGATCATGGCGCAAGCGCCCCGTGACACCATCCTGACGAACGGCGCCGGCAATTATGCATCGTGGGCACACCGTTTTTATCGCTACGGCGGCATGCGCACGCAACTGGCGCCAACCAACGGCGCCATGGGCTACGGCGTGCCGTCCGGCGTGGCGGCGAAGATCGTGCACCCCGAGCGCACCGTGATCACCTTTGCCGGCGATGGCGAATACATGATGAATGGCCAGGAACTGGCCACCGCCGTGCAATACCAGGCAGGCGTGGTCATCATCGTCTTCAATAACCAGATGTTCGGCACCATCCGCATGCACCAGGAACGCGATTACCCGGGCCGCGTGTCGGGCACGACCCTGCACAACCCGGATTTTGCGGCCCTGGCGCAAGCGTATGGCGCGCATGGCGAAGTGGTGAATACGACAGAAGAGTTCGCTCCCGCCCTACGGCGCGCGCTGGCGCACGCCAAGGCCAACAACTTGCCGGCCCTGATCGAACTGCGCTACGACGGCAACCTGATCACGCCGAACGCCACTCTGGCCACCATCCGCGCCACGGCGGAAAAGGCGCAGGCGGCCAAATAA
- a CDS encoding porin gives MKKTLITLAVLAAATGVAQAQSSVVIYGTVDAGFVSERGGVNGNVNKIDSGVASASRLGFKGTEDLGSGLSALFVLESGFNVDTGAQGNNEGLFGRQAYVGLSSKTAGTVTLGRQYTPWYNTLSKVADPFAVGYAGSAKNLFPANTTRTSNTVLYTSPNFNGFDADVAYSTANNGQESLVSSKIGRQMGASVGYANGPLNARVAYNTTSNETAISDAGSARNWLVAANYDFAVVKAYAAYGVNKGANSSLRNNGNLNAFNYTSAATSDDSTTALIGATVPVGPAGTVMASVIHVNDKSGLNADANQFAVGYSYALSKRTSTYASYAKISNKNNAGYTVGNNSNVGTGDKAFNVGVRHSF, from the coding sequence ATGAAAAAAACTCTGATCACCCTGGCAGTTCTGGCAGCAGCCACTGGCGTAGCCCAAGCTCAATCGAGCGTTGTTATCTACGGTACCGTTGACGCTGGTTTCGTCAGCGAGCGCGGTGGTGTTAACGGCAACGTTAACAAAATCGATAGCGGCGTTGCTTCGGCTTCCCGTCTGGGCTTCAAAGGCACCGAAGATCTGGGCAGCGGCCTGTCGGCACTGTTCGTTCTGGAATCGGGTTTCAACGTTGACACCGGCGCGCAAGGTAATAACGAAGGCCTGTTCGGTCGTCAAGCCTACGTTGGCCTGAGCAGCAAAACGGCTGGTACCGTAACCCTGGGTCGTCAATACACCCCTTGGTACAACACCCTGTCGAAAGTTGCTGATCCATTCGCAGTTGGCTACGCTGGTTCCGCTAAGAACTTGTTCCCAGCGAACACGACCCGCACCAGCAACACCGTGCTGTACACCTCGCCAAACTTCAACGGCTTCGATGCTGACGTTGCTTACAGCACCGCCAACAACGGCCAAGAGAGCCTGGTATCCAGCAAAATCGGTCGCCAAATGGGCGCGTCGGTTGGCTACGCTAACGGTCCTTTGAATGCACGTGTGGCTTACAACACCACCAGCAACGAAACCGCTATCAGCGATGCTGGCAGCGCACGTAACTGGCTGGTTGCTGCTAACTACGACTTCGCAGTTGTGAAAGCGTATGCTGCCTACGGCGTCAACAAAGGTGCAAACAGCTCGCTGCGTAACAACGGCAACCTGAATGCATTCAACTACACCTCGGCCGCAACCAGCGACGACAGCACCACCGCCCTGATCGGCGCAACGGTACCAGTTGGTCCAGCCGGCACCGTGATGGCTTCGGTTATCCACGTGAACGACAAATCGGGCCTGAACGCCGATGCTAACCAGTTCGCAGTGGGCTACTCGTACGCTCTGTCGAAGCGCACCAGCACCTACGCTTCGTACGCTAAGATCTCGAACAAAAACAACGCTGGCTACACTGTTGGCAACAACAGCAACGTCGGTACGGGCGACAAAGCCTTCAACGTTGGTGTTCGTCACTCGTTCTAA
- a CDS encoding nuclear transport factor 2 family protein: protein MSATVEAPLARLVAFYEHLSLEGLAQLGAVYAPDARFKDPFNEVQGHAAILAIFEHMFVQVDAPRFAVLESLGQGEQAFLTWEFRFRMKRLVSGEQCIRGATHLRFDAQGRVVLHRDYWDAAEELYEKLPLLGGFMRMLRRASQR, encoded by the coding sequence ATGAGTGCAACCGTGGAGGCTCCGCTGGCGCGCTTGGTGGCGTTTTACGAGCACCTGAGCCTGGAGGGCCTGGCACAGCTGGGCGCCGTGTATGCGCCAGACGCCCGCTTCAAGGACCCGTTCAACGAGGTGCAGGGCCATGCCGCCATCCTGGCCATCTTCGAGCACATGTTCGTGCAAGTCGATGCGCCCCGGTTTGCCGTGCTGGAAAGCCTGGGGCAGGGGGAGCAAGCGTTCCTGACGTGGGAGTTTCGCTTTCGCATGAAACGCCTGGTATCTGGCGAACAATGTATCCGTGGCGCAACACATCTGCGTTTCGATGCGCAGGGGCGGGTGGTATTGCACCGCGATTATTGGGATGCGGCGGAAGAATTGTATGAAAAGCTGCCGCTGCTCGGTGGTTTCATGCGCATGCTCCGGCGCGCAAGCCAGCGCTAA